Proteins co-encoded in one Alphaproteobacteria bacterium genomic window:
- a CDS encoding glycine--tRNA ligase, protein MSRIVALCKRRGFIFPASEIYGGLNGFWDFGPLGVQLKNNLRDAWWRDMVLCPPIGPDGKPLSIVGLDSSIIQHPQTWVSSGHVGGFNDLMTDCRETKLRYRADHVMVFNVLYEDKKGTIETLLIGSIDGDDVLHGVLKKAKKVLQKNGGGTICTDNENDVAEIYYKAFNVRPFSSLSDEDQKSVYGPDASEPGTLTEPRPFNLMFESYVGVFQNEDSKVYLRPETAQGIFLNYKSVLDSTRVRPPFGIAQVGKAFRNEVTPRNFIFRTREFEQMEMEFFCPPEESATWFEFWVCTRLGWWKEQGLSPGNLLRRDHEKDELSHYSTATADVEYLYPFTAPDFGELEGIAHRGDFDLTQHQAHSKTKLEYFDQENSKSYLPHVIEPASGLTRGVLALLCEAYQYDESRASPEWLKLKPALAPVKAGIFPLVNKDGMPEVAEKLYLDLRKAFPCQYDAKQSIGKRYARMDEAGTPFCITVDGDTLKDQNVTIRIRDTAQQEKVQIDKVKTYIQQKIS, encoded by the coding sequence TTCCCGCATCGGAAATCTATGGCGGCCTTAACGGCTTCTGGGATTTCGGCCCGCTCGGCGTGCAGCTGAAAAACAACCTGCGTGACGCATGGTGGCGCGATATGGTGCTGTGCCCGCCCATAGGGCCGGACGGCAAACCGCTTTCCATCGTCGGGCTCGACAGCTCGATCATCCAGCATCCGCAAACATGGGTTTCTTCGGGCCATGTCGGCGGCTTCAACGATCTGATGACCGATTGCAGGGAAACCAAGCTACGTTACCGCGCGGACCATGTGATGGTTTTTAACGTCCTATATGAGGACAAGAAGGGGACAATAGAAACTTTACTGATCGGTAGTATTGATGGAGATGATGTACTGCATGGCGTGCTTAAAAAGGCAAAGAAGGTTCTTCAGAAAAATGGTGGCGGCACGATCTGTACCGACAACGAAAATGACGTAGCGGAAATATATTACAAGGCATTTAACGTTCGTCCATTTAGCTCTCTATCTGATGAAGACCAAAAAAGCGTCTATGGCCCAGACGCTTCCGAACCCGGCACACTGACCGAGCCGCGCCCGTTCAACCTGATGTTCGAAAGCTATGTCGGCGTTTTCCAGAACGAAGACAGCAAGGTCTATCTGCGCCCCGAAACGGCGCAGGGCATATTCCTGAATTACAAAAGCGTGCTCGACAGCACGCGCGTGCGCCCGCCCTTCGGCATCGCGCAGGTCGGCAAGGCGTTCCGCAACGAAGTTACGCCGCGCAACTTCATTTTCCGCACGCGCGAGTTCGAGCAGATGGAAATGGAATTTTTCTGCCCGCCCGAAGAGTCCGCCACATGGTTCGAATTCTGGGTCTGCACGCGGCTCGGTTGGTGGAAAGAGCAGGGGCTTTCGCCCGGCAACCTGCTGCGCCGCGACCACGAAAAAGACGAGCTTTCACACTATTCCACCGCGACCGCAGACGTCGAATACCTATATCCCTTCACGGCCCCCGATTTCGGCGAGCTTGAAGGCATTGCCCATCGCGGCGATTTCGACCTGACCCAGCATCAAGCCCACAGCAAAACCAAGCTGGAATATTTCGATCAGGAAAACAGTAAATCATACCTGCCGCATGTGATCGAGCCCGCAAGCGGGCTGACGCGCGGCGTGCTCGCGCTTTTGTGCGAAGCCTATCAGTATGACGAAAGCCGCGCTTCGCCCGAATGGCTGAAGCTGAAGCCCGCGCTTGCGCCCGTAAAGGCAGGCATCTTTCCGCTCGTGAACAAAGATGGCATGCCGGAAGTGGCGGAAAAACTTTACCTCGATCTCCGCAAGGCTTTCCCGTGCCAGTATGACGCCAAGCAATCGATCGGCAAGCGCTATGCCCGTATGGACGAGGCCGGAACGCCTTTCTGCATCACCGTCGATGGCGATACGTTGAAGGACCAGAATGTAACCATCCGCATCCGCGATACGGCGCAGCAGGAAAAGGTCCAGATTGATAAGGTCAAAACATACATCCAACAGAAAATCAGCTGA
- a CDS encoding pyruvate, phosphate dikinase, translated as MTTTAWVYSFGDGKADGKGGMKELLGGKGAGLAEMSNLGLPVPPGFTVTTEVCTYYYANGKSYPPELAAQVEKALAQVEKIVGAKFGDAANPLLVSVRSGARASMPGMMDTVLNLGLNSTTVEGLARRSGDARFAYDSYRRFIQMYSNVVLGIDHHNFEEVLDDIKRTKDYRNDTDLKAEDWKEAIGEYLKVVERRIKRPFPQDPQEQLWGAVGAVFGSWMNQRAITYRRLNEIPSDWGTAVNVQAMVFGNMGNDCCTGVAFTRNPSTGENLFYGEYLVNAQGEDVVAGIRTPQQITIKGKQANNSDLPAMEEVMPEVFGQLADVRLKLEKHYRDMQDIEFTVQQGKLYMLQTRNGKRTAAAALKIAVDMVGEGFITREEALMRLEARALDQLLHPSLDPKATCDVIGKGLPASPGAASGAAVFTADEAEDRAAKGEKVILCRVETSPEDIHGMHAAKGILTSRGGMTSHAAVVARGMGRPCVAGAGDLRIDSKAKTITTRNITVKHGEMITINGSTGEVMLGEVPTIQPELSGDFGTVMDWADQTRRLRVRANAETPLDARTARKFGAEGIGLCRTEHMFFDAERIIAVREMIVAEDEAGRRAALAKLEPMQRQDFVELFEIMGGLPVTIRLLDPPLHEFLPKTDKEIDEVAKASGVSADKIRQRAHELHEANPMLGHRGCRLGISYPEIYEMQVRAVFTAVIEVMKKNGKPVVPEIMIPLIATKKELDILKAMVDQVAMDVRKKFDIEFTYLTGTMIELPRAALRAGIIAETAEFFSFGTNDLTQTTFGISRDDAATFLPDYQRAGIFEHDPFVTIDQQGVGELIKIAAERGRATRKDIKLGICGEHGGDPASVKFCDRTGLDYVSCSPYRVPIARLAAAQAAIEASKQAKTKQAA; from the coding sequence ATGACGACGACGGCATGGGTTTACAGCTTTGGCGATGGCAAGGCCGACGGCAAAGGTGGCATGAAGGAGCTTCTGGGCGGCAAGGGCGCAGGGCTGGCCGAAATGTCCAACCTTGGCCTTCCTGTGCCGCCCGGCTTCACGGTTACGACCGAGGTTTGCACCTATTACTATGCCAACGGCAAAAGCTACCCGCCAGAATTGGCGGCGCAGGTCGAAAAGGCGCTGGCGCAGGTGGAAAAAATTGTCGGCGCCAAATTCGGTGACGCGGCAAACCCGCTGCTGGTTTCGGTGCGTTCAGGCGCGCGCGCTTCCATGCCCGGGATGATGGACACGGTTTTAAACCTCGGCCTCAACAGCACGACCGTGGAAGGGCTTGCCAGGCGTAGCGGCGATGCGCGTTTTGCCTATGACAGCTATCGACGCTTTATCCAGATGTACAGCAATGTCGTGCTCGGGATCGATCACCACAATTTTGAAGAGGTGCTCGATGATATCAAGCGCACCAAGGATTATAGAAACGACACCGATCTGAAGGCCGAGGATTGGAAAGAGGCGATCGGCGAATATCTGAAGGTGGTCGAACGGCGCATCAAGCGCCCGTTCCCGCAAGACCCGCAGGAGCAGCTTTGGGGCGCTGTCGGCGCCGTTTTCGGTTCATGGATGAACCAGCGTGCAATCACCTATCGTCGCTTGAACGAAATTCCGAGCGATTGGGGCACCGCCGTCAATGTGCAAGCCATGGTGTTCGGCAATATGGGCAACGATTGTTGCACCGGCGTGGCCTTTACCCGCAACCCTTCGACCGGCGAGAATTTGTTTTACGGCGAATATCTTGTGAACGCGCAAGGCGAAGATGTGGTCGCCGGCATTCGCACGCCACAGCAGATTACCATTAAGGGAAAGCAAGCCAACAATTCCGACCTGCCGGCGATGGAAGAAGTCATGCCCGAAGTGTTCGGCCAGCTCGCGGATGTGCGCCTCAAGCTCGAAAAGCATTACCGCGATATGCAGGATATCGAATTCACGGTGCAGCAGGGCAAGCTTTACATGCTGCAAACCCGCAACGGCAAGCGCACCGCCGCCGCCGCGCTCAAGATTGCTGTCGATATGGTCGGCGAAGGGTTTATTACCCGCGAAGAAGCGTTGATGCGTCTTGAAGCGCGCGCGCTTGATCAGCTTTTGCACCCTTCGCTCGACCCCAAGGCGACATGCGATGTCATCGGCAAGGGTTTGCCCGCATCACCGGGCGCGGCATCGGGCGCCGCCGTGTTTACGGCCGACGAAGCCGAAGACAGGGCCGCAAAAGGCGAAAAGGTTATTCTGTGCCGCGTCGAGACCAGCCCCGAAGACATCCATGGCATGCATGCCGCAAAAGGCATTCTAACCAGCCGCGGCGGCATGACCAGCCACGCGGCCGTGGTTGCGCGCGGCATGGGCCGGCCTTGCGTCGCGGGCGCGGGCGATCTGCGCATCGACAGCAAGGCAAAAACAATTACGACCAGAAACATCACCGTAAAGCATGGCGAGATGATTACCATCAATGGTTCGACCGGCGAAGTGATGCTGGGCGAGGTGCCGACCATCCAGCCGGAACTTTCCGGCGATTTCGGCACGGTGATGGATTGGGCCGACCAAACGCGCCGCCTGCGCGTGCGTGCCAACGCCGAAACCCCGCTCGATGCCCGCACGGCGCGTAAATTCGGGGCAGAGGGTATCGGCCTTTGCCGCACCGAGCATATGTTCTTCGACGCAGAACGTATTATCGCGGTGCGCGAAATGATCGTCGCCGAGGATGAGGCGGGCAGGCGCGCCGCACTTGCGAAGCTTGAGCCGATGCAACGCCAGGATTTCGTGGAGCTGTTCGAGATTATGGGCGGCCTGCCTGTTACGATCCGGCTGCTCGATCCGCCCTTGCACGAATTTTTACCCAAAACCGATAAGGAAATCGACGAGGTTGCGAAAGCATCCGGCGTCAGCGCCGACAAAATCCGTCAGCGGGCGCATGAACTGCATGAAGCGAACCCCATGCTTGGACATCGCGGCTGCCGCCTCGGTATTTCTTATCCGGAAATATATGAAATGCAGGTGCGGGCTGTTTTCACGGCCGTGATCGAGGTCATGAAAAAGAACGGCAAGCCGGTTGTACCGGAAATCATGATCCCGCTGATCGCCACGAAAAAGGAACTGGATATCCTGAAGGCAATGGTCGATCAGGTGGCAATGGATGTGCGTAAAAAATTCGACATCGAATTCACCTATCTTACCGGCACGATGATTGAGCTGCCGCGCGCGGCGCTCCGCGCCGGTATTATTGCCGAAACCGCAGAATTCTTCAGCTTCGGCACCAACGATCTGACACAGACAACCTTCGGCATCAGCCGCGACGACGCGGCGACTTTCCTGCCCGATTACCAGAGGGCCGGAATTTTCGAGCACGACCCGTTTGTCACCATCGATCAGCAAGGTGTGGGCGAATTGATTAAAATCGCAGCCGAGCGCGGCCGCGCAACCCGCAAGGATATCAAGCTCGGCATATGCGGCGAGCATGGCGGGGACCCGGCTTCAGTGAAATTCTGCGACCGCACGGGGCTGGATTACGTTTCCTGTTCCCCCTACCGGGTTCCTATCGCACGCCTTGCAGCGGCGCAGGCAGCTATCGAGGCCAGCAAACAGGCAAAGACCAAGCAGGCTGCCTAG